In the genome of Pseudorca crassidens isolate mPseCra1 chromosome 12, mPseCra1.hap1, whole genome shotgun sequence, one region contains:
- the EWSR1 gene encoding RNA-binding protein EWS isoform X6, translated as MASTDYSTYSQAAAQQGYSAYTAQPTQGYAQTTQAYGQQSYGTYGQPTDVSYTQAQTTATYGQTAYATSYGQPPTVEGTSTGYSTPTAPQAYSQPVQGYGTGAYDTTTATVTTTQASYAAQSAYGTQPAYPAYGQQPAATAPARPQDGNKPAETSQPQSSTGGYNQPSLGYGQSNYSYPQVPGSYPMQPVTAPPSYPPTSYSSTQPTSYDQSSYSQQNTYGQPSSYGQQSSYGQQSSYGQQPPTSYPPQTGSYSQAPSQYSQQSSSYGQQSSFRQDHPSSMGVYGQESGGFSGPGENRSMSGPDNRGRGRGGFDRGGMSRGGRGGGRGGMGSAGERGGFNKPGGPMDEGPDLDLGPPVDPDEDCDNSAIYVQGLSDSVTLDDLADFFKQCGVVKINKRTGQPMIHIYLDKETGKPKGDATVSYEDPPTAKTAVEWFDGKDFQGSKLKVSLARKKPPMNSMRGGMPPREGRGMPPPLRGGPGGPGGPGGPMGRMGGRGGDRGGFPPRGPRGSRGNPSGGGNVQHRAGDWQCPNPR; from the exons ATTACAGTACCTACAGCCAAGCTGCAGCCCAGCAGGG CTACAGTGCTTACACCGCCCAGCCCACTCAAGGATATGCACAGACCACCCAG GCATATGGGCAACAAAGTTACGGAACCTATGGACAGCCCACTGATGTCAGCTATACCCAGGCTCAGACCACTGCAACCTATGGGCAGACCGCCTATGCAACTTCTTATGGACAGCCTCCCACTG TAGAAGGGACCAGTACAG GATATTCTACTCCAACTGCCCCCCAGGCATACAGTCAGCCTGTCCAGGGGTACGGCACTGGTGCTTATGATACCACCACTGCTACAGTCACTACCACCCAGGCCTCCTATGCAGCTCAGTCTGCATATGGCACTCAGCCTGCTTATCCAGCCTATGGGCAGCAGCCAGCAGCCACCGCGCCTGCAAG acCGCAGGATGGTAACAAACCCGCTGAGACTAGTCAACCTCAATCTAGCACAGGGGGTTACAACCAGCCCAGCCTAGGATATGGACAGAGTAACTACAGTTATCCCCAGGTACCTGGGAGCTACCCCATGCAGCCAGTCACAGCACCACCATCCTATCCTCCTACCAG ctATTCTTCTACACAGCCGACTAGTTATGATCAGAGCAGTTACTCCCAGCAGAACACCTATGGGCAGCCGAGCAGCTATGGACAACAGAGTAGCTATGGTCAACAAAGCAGCTATGGGCAGCAGCCGCCCACTAGTTACCCCCCCCAAACTGGATCCTACAGCCAGGCTCCAAGTCAATATAGCCAACAGAGCAGCAGCTACGGGCAGCAGA GTTCATTCCGACAGGACCACCCCAGTAGCATGGGTGTTTATGGGCAGGAGTCTGGAGGATTTTCCGGACCAGGAGAGAACCGGAGCATGAGTGGCCCTGATAACCGgggcaggggaagagggggaTTTGATCGTGGAGGCATGAGCAGAGGTGGGCGGGGAGGAGGACGCGGTGGAATGGG CAGCGCTGGAGAGCGAGGTGGCTTCAATAAGCCTGGTG GACCCATGGACGAAGGACCAGATCTTGATTTAG GCCCACCTGTAGATCCAGATGAAGACTGTGACAACAGTGCAATTTATGTGCAAGGATTAAGTGACAGTGTGACTCTAGATGATCTGGCAGACTTCTTTAAGCAGTGTGGAGTTGTCAAG ATAAACAAGAGGACTGGACAACCCATGATCCATATCTATTTGGACAAGGAAACAGGAAAGCCCAAAGGCGATGCTACTGTATCCTATGAAGACCCGCCAACTGCCAAAACTGCTGTCGAGTGGTTTGATG GGAAAGATTTTCAAGGGAGCAAACTTAAAGTTTCTCTTGCTCGGAAGAAGCCTCCAATGAACAGCATGCGGGGAGGAATGCCCCCCCGTGAGGGTAGAGGGATGCCACCGCCGCTCCGAGGAG GTCCAGGAGGCCCGGGAGGTCCTGGAGGACCCATGGGTCGCATGGGAGGCCgtggaggagacagaggaggCTTCCCACCAAGAGGGCCCCGCGGTTCCCGAGGGAACCCATCTGGAGGAGGAAACGTCCAGCACCGAGCTGGAGACTGGCAGTGCCCCAATCC GCGGTGA